A window of Ananas comosus cultivar F153 linkage group 4, ASM154086v1, whole genome shotgun sequence contains these coding sequences:
- the LOC109708370 gene encoding WAT1-related protein At5g07050-like, producing MEVQTSCGKFLQRCKPYMAMISLQFGYAGMNIITKVSLNHGMSHYVLVVYRHAFATLSIAPFALILERKVRPKMTFLVFVQIFVLGLLGPVIDQNFYYAGLKFTSPTFSCAMSNMLPAMTFAMAVLFRMEKVDVKKIRCQAKVVGTLVTVAGAMLMTLYKGPIVEMVWTKHIHTRHADMQAAPVPTDQEWFKGSIFLIIATLAWASLFILQAATLKKYDAPLSLTSLICFVGTIQAIAVTFVMEHKTSVWRIGWDMNLLAAAYAGIVTSSIAYYVQGLVIQSRGPVFASAFSPLMMIIVAIMGSFILAEKIYMGGVSGSVLIVAGLYSVLWGKYRENKEKKEQEAMEIPLAIKAIERNGRIMDIVEVDQVELEKAKANNRMVSSVDQAVVAVAVPDPEIQMKGQDEPQPQD from the exons ATGGAGGTGCAAACCTCTTGTGGCAAGTTCTTGCAGAGGTGCAAGCCTTACATGGCCATGATCTCGCTCCAATTCGGCTACGCCGGCATGAACATAATCACAAAAGTTTCACTCAACCACGGCATGAGCCACTACGTCCTCGTCGTCTACCGCCACGCCTTCGCCACGCTCTCCATCGCCCCCTTCGCTCTCATCCTCGAGAG GAAAGTGAGGCCAAAGATGACATTTTTGGTATTTGTTCAAATTTTTGTTCTGGGCCTTCTCGG GCCGGTGATCGACCAGAACTTCTACTACGCGGGGTTGAAGTTCACGTCCCCGACGTTCTCCTGCGCGATGAGCAACATGCTCCCCGCCATGACCTTCGCAATGGCAGTGCTATTCAG GATGGAGAAGGTGGATGTTAAGAAGATTAGGTGCCAAGCAAAGGTGGTGGGAACACTGGTTACAGTAGCTGGAGCCATGTTGATGACCCTCTACAAGGGGCCTATTGTGGAGATGGTGTGGACCAAGCACATCCACACTCGCCACGCCGATATGCAAGCTGCTCCTGTACCAACAGATCAGGAATGGTTCAAGGGCTCCATCTTCCTCATCATAGCAACCCTTGCTTGGGCCTCTCTCTTCATCCTCCAG GCTGCAACACTGAAGAAGTATGATGCTCCCCTGTCTCTGACCTCATTGATATGCTTTGTGGGCACCATACAAGCTATTGCTGTCACCTTTGTCATGGAGCACAAAACCTCTGTGTGGCGCATTGGGTGGGACATGAACCTCCTTGCTGCTGCCTATGCT GGAATTGTGACATCAAGCATTGCCTACTATGTGCAAGGACTGGTGATACAAAGCAGAGGACCAGTCTTTGCCTCTGCCTTCAGCCCCCTGATGATGATCATAGTGGCCATCATGGGCTCCTTCATCCTTGCTGAGAAGATATACATGGGAGG CGTTTCTGGGAGCGTATTGATTGTGGCAGGGCTCTACTCAGTTTTGTGGGGCAAGTACAGGGAgaacaaggagaagaaggagcAAGAAGCAATGGAGATACCACTGGCCATTAAAGCCATTGAGAGGAATGGTAGGATCATGGACATTGTGGAGGTTGATCAAGTGGAGCTGGAGAAAGCTAAAGCAAACAACAGGATGGTTTCTTCAGTTGATCAAGCTGTTGTTGCAGTTGCTGTCCCTGACCCTGAGATTCAAATGAAGGGCCAGGATGAGCCCCAGCCACAGGATTAA